From Triticum aestivum cultivar Chinese Spring chromosome 4A, IWGSC CS RefSeq v2.1, whole genome shotgun sequence, a single genomic window includes:
- the LOC123082590 gene encoding MEIOTIC F-BOX protein MOF isoform X2, with protein MDGARRSTDASDEQEPKRPCLAVAGGRNGGAGGAGGSDAGDDDSHGDAGGDGGDAGGGGGVGHAADDPPPTLSTLGDDVLRAILSRLESSRQTVRMCVLSRSWRHLWRSVPSIHIDRREFGSDHELQSFTDFLLDHHNNLVLLDAFRLLLSSQDLRLPASDWVRRVINQDDTPPHQLKRLHLCNVHLDMDFASHISDDRCPSLEDVRLENCSYLTARYEITSFSLKKLVVDGLYMVQDDESDDDEDEIFKLIIRAPALVSLRLAGELDHIVDINEPHTMPSLVDASVHLPVMTDEELNNVEENDATAHQSVLGVLLNVTTLTLSHCRLLFQPEDSVELQLLVFQNLRTLFLDECYIVGEDFVGLKPYLQKSPNLEKLILRCSKNWYFGDDLVDFMCENLMLTQIIYQHDDDAAPLLVAFLLSISRSLPNNKIELIRVE; from the exons ATGGATGGAGCAAGGCGCTCCACAGATGCCTCCGACGAGCAAGAGCCGAAGCGTCCGTGCCTTGCAGTTGCAGGCGGCCGCAATGGTGGTGCAGGTGGGGCCGGCGGCAGTGATGCGGGTGACGACGACAGCCACGGCGATGCGGGTGGGGACGGCGGTGatgcgggtgggggcggcggcgttgGCCATGCCGCCGACGACCCGCCGCCGACGCTGAGCACCTTGGGGGACGACGTCCTCCGCGCCATCCTGTCGCGCCTCGAGTCGTCCCGGCAGACGGTGCGGATGTGCGTGCTGTCCAGGAGTTGGAGGCACCTCTGGCGCTCCGTGCCGTCCATCCACATCGACCGGCGGGAGTTCGGTAGCGACCACGAGCTGCAGAGCTTCACCGACTTCCTCCTGGACCACCATAACAACCTTGTGCTCCTGGATGCGTTCCGGCTGCTGCTAAGCTCTCAAGATCTCCGCCTACCGGCCAGCGATTGGGTCCGTCGCGTCATCAACCAAGATGATACACCGCCTCACCAGCTCAAAAGGTTGCACCTTTGCAACGTGCACCTGGACATGGATTTTGCGAGCCACATCAGTGACGACAGGTGCCCCTCGCTGGAGGACGTGCGACTGGAAAACTGCAGTTACTTGACGGCCCGGTATGAGATCACCTCCTTCTCACTCAAGAAATTGGTTGTGGATGGTTTATACATGGTGCAAGATGACGaaagtgatgatgatgaggatgagatttTCAAGTTGATTATAAGGGCTCCTGCTCTTGTTTCTCTCCGCTTGGCCGGAGAGCTTGATCACATTGTTGATATCAATGAACCACATACCATGCCGTCTCTTGTCGATGCGTCGGTTCATCTGCCCGTGATGACTGACGAGGAGCTCAACAACGTTGAAGAAAACGATGCCACTGCGCACCAATCGGTTCTTGGCGTGCTGCTTAATGTGACAACTTTGACCCTGTCGCATTGCAGG TTGCTGTTCCAACCTGAGGATTCTGTGGAACTTCAGCTTCTTGTATTCCAGAACCTAAGAACCTTGTTCCTGGACGAGTGTTACATTGTTGGCGAGGACTTCGTGGGGCTGAAGCCTTACCTGCAGAAGTCACCTAACCTGGAGAAGCTCATTTTGCGCTGTAGCAAG AACTGGTATTTCGGAGACGACCTGGTGGATTTCATGTGCGAGAACCTTATGCTTACTCAAATTATATACCAGCATGATGATGATGCTGCCCCCCTATTGGTCGCTTTTTTGCTGAGCATTTCAAGGAGCCTGCCGAACAACAAGATTGAACTCATTAGAGTCGAATAG
- the LOC123082590 gene encoding MEIOTIC F-BOX protein MOF isoform X1 — MDGARRSTDASDEQEPKRPCLAVAGGRNGGAGGAGGSDAGDDDSHGDAGGDGGDAGGGGGVGHAADDPPPTLSTLGDDVLRAILSRLESSRQTVRMCVLSRSWRHLWRSVPSIHIDRREFGSDHELQSFTDFLLDHHNNLVLLDAFRLLLSSQDLRLPASDWVRRVINQDDTPPHQLKRLHLCNVHLDMDFASHISDDRCPSLEDVRLENCSYLTARYEITSFSLKKLVVDGLYMVQDDESDDDEDEIFKLIIRAPALVSLRLAGELDHIVDINEPHTMPSLVDASVHLPVMTDEELNNVEENDATAHQSVLGVLLNVTTLTLSHCRLLFQPEDSVELQLLVFQNLRTLFLDECYIVGEDFVGLKPYLQKSPNLEKLILRCSKVQPGYSLNWYFGDDLVDFMCENLMLTQIIYQHDDDAAPLLVAFLLSISRSLPNNKIELIRVE; from the exons ATGGATGGAGCAAGGCGCTCCACAGATGCCTCCGACGAGCAAGAGCCGAAGCGTCCGTGCCTTGCAGTTGCAGGCGGCCGCAATGGTGGTGCAGGTGGGGCCGGCGGCAGTGATGCGGGTGACGACGACAGCCACGGCGATGCGGGTGGGGACGGCGGTGatgcgggtgggggcggcggcgttgGCCATGCCGCCGACGACCCGCCGCCGACGCTGAGCACCTTGGGGGACGACGTCCTCCGCGCCATCCTGTCGCGCCTCGAGTCGTCCCGGCAGACGGTGCGGATGTGCGTGCTGTCCAGGAGTTGGAGGCACCTCTGGCGCTCCGTGCCGTCCATCCACATCGACCGGCGGGAGTTCGGTAGCGACCACGAGCTGCAGAGCTTCACCGACTTCCTCCTGGACCACCATAACAACCTTGTGCTCCTGGATGCGTTCCGGCTGCTGCTAAGCTCTCAAGATCTCCGCCTACCGGCCAGCGATTGGGTCCGTCGCGTCATCAACCAAGATGATACACCGCCTCACCAGCTCAAAAGGTTGCACCTTTGCAACGTGCACCTGGACATGGATTTTGCGAGCCACATCAGTGACGACAGGTGCCCCTCGCTGGAGGACGTGCGACTGGAAAACTGCAGTTACTTGACGGCCCGGTATGAGATCACCTCCTTCTCACTCAAGAAATTGGTTGTGGATGGTTTATACATGGTGCAAGATGACGaaagtgatgatgatgaggatgagatttTCAAGTTGATTATAAGGGCTCCTGCTCTTGTTTCTCTCCGCTTGGCCGGAGAGCTTGATCACATTGTTGATATCAATGAACCACATACCATGCCGTCTCTTGTCGATGCGTCGGTTCATCTGCCCGTGATGACTGACGAGGAGCTCAACAACGTTGAAGAAAACGATGCCACTGCGCACCAATCGGTTCTTGGCGTGCTGCTTAATGTGACAACTTTGACCCTGTCGCATTGCAGG TTGCTGTTCCAACCTGAGGATTCTGTGGAACTTCAGCTTCTTGTATTCCAGAACCTAAGAACCTTGTTCCTGGACGAGTGTTACATTGTTGGCGAGGACTTCGTGGGGCTGAAGCCTTACCTGCAGAAGTCACCTAACCTGGAGAAGCTCATTTTGCGCTGTAGCAAGGTGCAACCAGGGTACTCTTTG AACTGGTATTTCGGAGACGACCTGGTGGATTTCATGTGCGAGAACCTTATGCTTACTCAAATTATATACCAGCATGATGATGATGCTGCCCCCCTATTGGTCGCTTTTTTGCTGAGCATTTCAAGGAGCCTGCCGAACAACAAGATTGAACTCATTAGAGTCGAATAG
- the LOC123082590 gene encoding MEIOTIC F-BOX protein MOF isoform X3, with protein MDGARRSTDASDEQEPKRPCLAVAGGRNGGAGGAGGSDAGDDDSHGDAGGDGGDAGGGGGVGHAADDPPPTLSTLGDDVLRAILSRLESSRQTVRMCVLSRSWRHLWRSVPSIHIDRREFGSDHELQSFTDFLLDHHNNLVLLDAFRLLLSSQDLRLPASDWVRRVINQDDTPPHQLKRLHLCNVHLDMDFASHISDDRCPSLEDVRLENCSYLTARYEITSFSLKKLVVDGLYMVQDDESDDDEDEIFKLIIRAPALVSLRLAGELDHIVDINEPHTMPSLVDASVHLPVMTDEELNNVEENDATAHQSVLGVLLNVTTLTLSHCRNWYFGDDLVDFMCENLMLTQIIYQHDDDAAPLLVAFLLSISRSLPNNKIELIRVE; from the exons ATGGATGGAGCAAGGCGCTCCACAGATGCCTCCGACGAGCAAGAGCCGAAGCGTCCGTGCCTTGCAGTTGCAGGCGGCCGCAATGGTGGTGCAGGTGGGGCCGGCGGCAGTGATGCGGGTGACGACGACAGCCACGGCGATGCGGGTGGGGACGGCGGTGatgcgggtgggggcggcggcgttgGCCATGCCGCCGACGACCCGCCGCCGACGCTGAGCACCTTGGGGGACGACGTCCTCCGCGCCATCCTGTCGCGCCTCGAGTCGTCCCGGCAGACGGTGCGGATGTGCGTGCTGTCCAGGAGTTGGAGGCACCTCTGGCGCTCCGTGCCGTCCATCCACATCGACCGGCGGGAGTTCGGTAGCGACCACGAGCTGCAGAGCTTCACCGACTTCCTCCTGGACCACCATAACAACCTTGTGCTCCTGGATGCGTTCCGGCTGCTGCTAAGCTCTCAAGATCTCCGCCTACCGGCCAGCGATTGGGTCCGTCGCGTCATCAACCAAGATGATACACCGCCTCACCAGCTCAAAAGGTTGCACCTTTGCAACGTGCACCTGGACATGGATTTTGCGAGCCACATCAGTGACGACAGGTGCCCCTCGCTGGAGGACGTGCGACTGGAAAACTGCAGTTACTTGACGGCCCGGTATGAGATCACCTCCTTCTCACTCAAGAAATTGGTTGTGGATGGTTTATACATGGTGCAAGATGACGaaagtgatgatgatgaggatgagatttTCAAGTTGATTATAAGGGCTCCTGCTCTTGTTTCTCTCCGCTTGGCCGGAGAGCTTGATCACATTGTTGATATCAATGAACCACATACCATGCCGTCTCTTGTCGATGCGTCGGTTCATCTGCCCGTGATGACTGACGAGGAGCTCAACAACGTTGAAGAAAACGATGCCACTGCGCACCAATCGGTTCTTGGCGTGCTGCTTAATGTGACAACTTTGACCCTGTCGCATTGCAGG AACTGGTATTTCGGAGACGACCTGGTGGATTTCATGTGCGAGAACCTTATGCTTACTCAAATTATATACCAGCATGATGATGATGCTGCCCCCCTATTGGTCGCTTTTTTGCTGAGCATTTCAAGGAGCCTGCCGAACAACAAGATTGAACTCATTAGAGTCGAATAG